The Opitutus sp. DNA window TCAGTTCCAAAAACCGTAGCCGCAGGCGCTGCCGCGCCCCCTGCCGTTTGCGCTCCTCGAGTTCGCGCACATGCTCGGGGTTTTCCACATCGGCGCGGCGGGCAAAACTGCGGGCATGCTCGGCCACCAGGGTGCGGTCCGCATAAAACCTCACCTGCGCCCCCTCGATCTGCGCGGTGAGTAGCGCCCCGGCAAACTTCGTGGGCACCGAGTAGCGGTTCGTTTCGATACTCACCCGGCACCGCCGCGACGCCCGCACGCTTAAGGTGCGCACCGCCGGACTGGCCACCGGGTTAAGCGGCAGGAGCGCAGCGCGCTCCTCGGGCAGCCGGTCCACCGGCCGGCCCTGGGTTTCAGCGTGAACGCGCACGTTGGCCACCGTTTCCAGCCACAAGCTGGCGGCCGGCCCCAGCTCGGTAAACCCGTTCATCTGCCGCCCGCCAAGGAAGCTTTTTTTCACGTAACCCACCGCGTTTTCCACCATGCCCTTGGACTGCGGATGCCCCGGCCCGCACGCTTTTATCGTAAACCCGTAGTGCCGGGCAAAGTCCAGGTACTGGGCGTTGTACACCGGGTCGGTCCCGGGCACATGCGAGAGGACGGCCGTCTTGCAGTTGTCCACCATCACCTCGCGCGGCACCCCGCCGAGTTTTTCAAAGGCGCGCCGGTGACAGCCCAGCCACCACTCCTGGCCCTGCCCGAGGGTAAATTCCACATGCAGGAACCGGCTGTACCCCAAAACCATGACGAAAAAACTTAAAGCCCGCCGGGTGCCGTCCACCTCCACCGCGCCAAAACTGCCCCAGTCCACCTGCGCGGTCTGGCCGGGGGCAAACTTGAGGGTAAGAAACGCCTCCAGGTTCCTCGGCCGCACCCGCCGCACGTAGTCTTTCAAAATTGAATACCCGCCCGTGTACCCCCGCTCGCGCACCTTTTGCCAGAGCTGCATGGCGGTGAACGGATGGGCCTCCAGCCACCGCGCGATCGCCGGCTTGTGCACGTCGAGCTTGCTTGGCCTAGGCACCTGCGCGGCCTGGCTGCGCACGTACTTTTCCTGCGCCTGCCAGCGCCTCACCGTCTGCACGTGCAACTGGAGCGAGCGGGCGATTTGCGGCGCACTGTGACCGGCCGCCTCCGCCTGTTTTATCCGGCAATACAGTTCGTAATCGATCACGCGCCCACCTCCCGGCTCGGCGGCGGCGTTGCCGCCAGCGTGTGCGTTGGCCTGCCCCGGTCCAAGGAGAGCACCTGGTAAAGTGGCGCGGCGTAGGCGATCACCCCGGCCTCGATTAACTGCCGGCGCGCCTCGACCAGGCCGTCCTCGCTGAGCGTGAGCAGCCGGGCCAGGGTGCGCGTGGCGTAGTAACTCAGCCCGTCGGCGTCGCCCACGGTGACCAGGACCAGATAGAGGCCCCAGGCGGGGGCACTGGCCCGCCCCAGGTAATTGCCCCGCACCAGCCGGTGGTCCAGCCAGCTAAACTGGGCCGGCGTGCGCCGGAGTTGTTCGCGATCGATCGGTTGTTTTTGCATAATCGGGCGGCTGGACGTCGATGCCCAGGATCACCCGCCCCCGGGATTGCAGGTGTCGCAGCATGGGTTCGAGGTCCTCTTGTAACGTCACTCCGGCGAACTGCGCGATAAGCCCCACGAGCACAGGGTTTTGCGACTCCCATCTGTCTTGTAACGGCACGCAGGGATTCGGTAACGCCACCTCGGCGACCGGCTCGGCTTTAGGCTGGTGCACAACGGATTGCGTAGTTGGGATGTCTTGTAACGCCACCCGCCGTCGCGGCCCCCTCCGCCTTGAGTACCCCGGATTGGCCTTCCGCCACTCCTGCACCCGTTGGACATTTTCTGGGCCTTTCCAGTGGTCGAGGTTCTCCGGCTTCGCCAACCATTTGGCCTGACTGGCCGCCCGGCTCGCCCGTCGGCATCCCGGCTTCCCGCAGTAGCGCTGACGCTCGCGGTTATGCGCGTCGGGCAGAAAGAAATCGACACAGTGCAAACACTTGCGTGAACCGGTTGGATGCATCGCTGTGCATCCGCCAAGCGTCCCGCCGGTTCAATCTCCACCCATTCGCACCCCTCATATCCCCAGCCGGACAGGGAAGAAAACCCACCCACGGAAGAAGAGTATTACTCTTTTTAAGGGGAAGAAGATCCACCGAAGAAGAAGTGCATTCCTAACCGCCAGAAATAGACGCTTTCCCGCTCGCCGCTCACACTCAATCGCGCGGCGCGGCCAAGAGACGCTTCGAACTGCAATAAAGCCGAACGGAAGGGCGGCCAGCAGCTCAAGTGGCCACATTTTCAGATAAAGATAAAACCAAAGGGATATCATGTTCATTTTTTGCCGAACTTTAATGCTCATCGATGAACGCGCTTGGCGCGGTTCATGCGGCTCGAAGCATGAACCGTGACAAGCGTGGTTATTCGCTGTAGCGCCTGGTTCGGCTGCATTGGATTCTGATTTATTGCGTGAAGTATAGGTGAAGCCTACTTGGTTTTCGGTTCTGAGTTCCGAATATTTACTTCAAACACCTATATGGAATCATAATCGAGTCCTTATACTCTCAAGTAACCAAACCGAGTCTTTAACGCAAAGTCGCAGAGGCGCAAAGAAAGTACTCTCTCAAAACGAGTTATCTCATACTTCGCGCCTTAGCGTCCTTGCGTTAAAAGGCCTGAATAGCTGTGTAATGGGTATCACTCACCATACATTCCGTTTACTTTGGCAAACAAAGCAGTACCAATACCAACAACACCGAAGGAAGAAACTAAGCGCCAGAGTGCGTCTTGCTTGGCAAAATCCCAGATAGCCAAAATACAAACAACAACGCTTGCCACGATACAGAACGAAATAATAATGAATGAAATTGATTTAATGACTTGTGGCGGAAAATAGCCGCGCGGTTTTTTTGTCGTAACTTCGATTTCTGGATTATTAGTGTCGTTCATGGTTTTCGGTGATATTGGATTTTTTGATGCGAAGACAAAATATAAAAGGAATGAAAATCCTATTATCGTAAAGATTAACATTTGATTGAAAATTGATGGGTGTTCCTGCCGCCTACAAGGATGCCGGTCGTATTCAGGGAGGATCGTTTGGTTGTTCGCATATGTGGGATAATCAACCGGTGGTGTTGCAGTTGGGTTAAGTGTATATAGTTTATAAATTAGAGCGCTCTGCGGGTTCTTCACGGAATGCTGTGGGTAGGTTCAGGCAAAATACATCGGATGCTATTAATGGATAATAAGTTAATCGATAAATTACCAGCGCGATGGGCATTTCACCGGATTCTCGCTTAATTACCTACTTAAAAGCGGTTTGGGGTATTTACGATTGGATTTACCCACAGCAAAACGGGAAGAACCGCTCTGCGGCGTAACAGGTGCCGGGTAGTCACCTAAACCGCATCAAATTCGGTTCTTTATAAGTAAAAATACAACTAATCCACGGTAATACTGCTGGTTTTTTCCAAGAAAAACTGTCGTACCTTTACCCGATTGGTGGGTGTCATTCCTTGCCAAATGTTAACCAAGGTGCCTTCAGGAATTCCTCGCTTGAACGGCGAAGTGTCCGGTAAGTCACTGGTTGAAAACGGCGAGGTGTTGCTGATCCCAACGTTTCCCGTTTCATCAATGAATGTATTGCCACTTTTGGACGGCAGCTCAACCCAGAGTTTCTGGCCGGCGGTATTGGTATTGTTGACGATCAACTGGTACTTAGACTGAATCACTCGTACCACGACCAAGCGCGATGCGTTGGTACGGCCACGGTTCATTTCATTCCAGAGGTCGCGGTTGGTTGTATTTAGGTTCCATTTATTATTTGGAATCTCGACTTTGGGGTTTTCCCAGGTGGTCGACCAAAAGGAATCAAAAAGGTCACCGTCGGTCACAAGGCCAGCAGGCATGGGAAATGTCAGATCGAGGTGCGAAGGAACCATCAATGAGACCACCAGATAGCGTTGCTTGAAGGGTTCATTCGTTTCACCAACCAGGATCAAGCGCTTGGTGCGGCGTTTGTTAAAAAACAGATCCGAAATGCCCCCGTGGCTTTGGTGATTTAACTCGTCGGTGTCAGCGGGAGCGCGATCGCGGATGCGCGCCAATTTGAGGAGGGGGTCTTCTTGGTTTTGGTTCTTTTCCCATTTTTTCTTCTTAAGGTCGCCAAATGTGTGCTCCTTCTTTGCTCCTGCGATACCGTAACCGCCGTTGAATTGAGCGATGTTGTAATCGGGATCAGGTATACTCCACGACGTGCGGATCTCGTTGGCCAGCGCTTCGCAGGCGGCCCGCTCTTCGTCGAGGTCACGGCTTTCGATCAAGGCCATGATGCTCGGTGCCGTCACCGAGAGTAAAATCCCCGCAATGGTGAGAGTACCCATCATGGAGATGAGCATGAAGCCAAAGGGGCGGCGGCGGGAAAACTGCTTCCGGGGTTTCATGGGGGGGGGCGGGCCTAGCGGGCAGAACTCTGCGCATTGATCAGCGCGATAATGGGCAGGATGATCGAGAGTGCGGCCAAGAGGACGAAGCCGCCCAGCAACACCACCATGAGCGGCTCGATCGCCGCCACCATGATAGCGATGCGATTTTTTGACTCGCGCACGTAGTGGCGGGCCAGTTTTTCGAAAACGCCAGCCAGGTCGTCGGCTCCCATCGCTACGCCGGTACGAAACTCCTCGGGAAAGGTTTTTTCCGCGAGGAAGGCGTCGGCGATAAGGTTGTTGTTGAGGATGCTCAGGCGCACGCGCGCCACGGCGCGTTCGTAGCCGGGATGACCGACCACCGCGCCGGTCATTTCCAAGGTTTCTACGGTTTTGATGCCAGAGCGGGCCAGTGTTGCATACGTCTCGCAGAAACGTGCCAGCGCGCTGGCACTGAGCGCCGGGCCGACCACCGGCAGCTTGGCGCCGAGCTCGAAGAGCCACAACCTCACGCGCGCGATCTGCATGAGTTGCCAGGCCGCTATCGGCAGCCCGATCACGCCGCCGACGCACAGCCAGGGGTTCCCCACAACAAAATCCGAAATGCCGAAAAACACTTGGGATAACAGCGAGAGGTCTTCCATAGGGATCATCTCGGTGATGAACTTCTTAAACTTGGGCAGCGTATTGCCGAAGATCACTGCCGCTGCGACCACAAAGGCTACCATGCTTACGCCTGGCATCAGGAGTGCCTTTTTCACATCTCCCTGCAGCTCTGCAAGCCGGTGGTAGTAGGCCGTCACCCGCTGTAACCCCAGCCGCAAGTCACCCTGTTGTTCGTGGTTTCGCAGGATGTAGATCATCGACGGGGAAAACACCCGGGGGAACCGGGCGAAGGCCTCTGATATCTTGCCGTTGCGCTCCACTTCACGTGTGGCGCTACCGAGGAACTTGCGCAACTGGGGGTTGCTGGTGCGGCTAAACGCCGAACGCAGCGATACATCGACCTTGGCGCCTACCTCGAGCATCAGGGTGAGGCCTTCCAGGCAGATGAGCAGGGATTTAATGTTGATCTTAAGTCGTTTGTCGGCGCGGTCGTCCGCACCGGCGTAGACGAGTTCGATTAACATGCCGCCCTTGCCTTCGATTTTCTCGATGGCCGATACCTCGTCCTCCGCCTCGATGAGCTGGCGGCGCTCGAAACCCAAGTGGCTGACATAGTGCGCTTTGAAGGTGATCATGACGAGTGGGTGTTCACTTGCGGACGGTACGCACGGTCACGGGGCGACCTTCCGGCACGGCCAGTTTGAAGGGGCCGTATTGCAGCACGACCTCGCTGGAGCGAATCATCACGATGGCGAACGGCTCGAACTCCGTGCCGCCGACTTGCACGAACTGGCCGTTGATCAAGGCATGCGCTTCATTGGCGATCAGCACCGACTGCAACTCGAAGGTGCGCAGCTCATAGGTGAGCTCGGGCTCGATGCGCACCTCCCACGGATTGACCCGCATGGCCTCCGTCAGCACAAACGGGAGTTCGCACGTCACCGTGCCGCCAGCATCGGGCACGAGGGTTCCAGGAGGGCGGGGTTGCTCCTGCCAGAGGGGAGGCGCTAGGGGCGCTGTCGATGGCAGTGACTGCACCTCGGTGCGCGCCAAAGGGGGTAGGTTAACGAAATCCAACAGTTTGGCTGCCGGCGTCGGCGGGGCTGCGGGGACAGCCGTCCGGCTGCTCTTATCGAGAATATCTTTCACCGCATGGACAAGGTCGTGTTCATCGGAGGCGACTGCGCACGGCGTGCCCATTGTCTGGAAAAACGCAGCTATCGCTAGCCAAGTCGCTCGTTGACTTGAAATAAACCGCAGCGGGGATGCTGTCTGGACCGATTTCAATGGGCTTACTTGCGTGAGGCGGCGGGAGCAACTGCGGCCGGTGCGGGAGCCTGCCGGGCGGGAGCATCCTGGATCGTCTCTTGGGTTTTCTTCAGATCGACAACTACCAGGTCGATGATCTGGCGGAGCTGGCCCAGCTTGAGGCGCGCCTCCTCACTTTGCACACTGAGCGTACCGATCTGGGTCTGTAGGCGGAGGATTTCGTTGAGGGAAATCGCCTTCTGCTGCGTCAGCAGCTCGTTCTCCTGGCGCAGGCGCTGAAGATCGCGCACCTGCTCGAAGCGAGCTTTGAGTTCCACCGATTTGACCGCGTCGTTGCTGATGATCGCGGCGAAGGGCGGGTTGCCCCGACGCATGAGCACATCTTCAGCGGCGGCTCGCACCGCCGCGCGCGTTTCCGCATCGGCCTCGGATAGATCGAGCTCCGTTTCGCTCCGGGTGCGGGTGGCCCCGGACGAAAGCGGCTCGACCGCAGCGAGTCCGGTGGTTTGCGCAGGCAGGCCGGTCACACCAAGCAGAAAAAAAATAACAGGTAAACTAAATGAGGATTTCACGGTGTTCGATCAGTGGTTGAGGTTGAAAAGTCTTGGCCGAAACGGACCCGAAGTTCATCGAAACTTCGTTCCGGATAGGCCTCGTCGGTCTTGAGGCGCACGGCAACTACCCCGCAGCCGGGGCGCACCGCCTCCAGGCGTTCGAGCGCGGTCACGATATCCGGCCAGGCGGCCACCGGCAGGAAGGCTCCCCGCAGCTCCAGCAGGCTTTCGCCGCGCCCCTCAGGGAGCTTGGCGGCGGAGCTTGCCGGCTCCACTTTCCAGGCCGCACCCAGCGCGGTCCTCACTGCGTCAGTTACCTCCACTTTGACCCGCTGCGCGTTGAGCGCGCCCAGCTCCTTGCCGCGTTTTTCAATCTGGCGGGCGTCGATGCCCTGGCTCACCTGGGCCAGCTCGCCTTGCAGGTTGTTGATCTCCTGCGCCCAGCGTTGCTGCTCCTGCTCCAAGGTGGTGCGCAGGTGCAGCCCGTACCAGCCCAAGCCAGCCGCCGCCAGCCCGCCTGCCACCATCAAGGCCAGTTTCCAAGGCGTATAGGTGACCGCTTCGCTCACGTTTTTTTCCTTTCGACGAGACTGGCGGAAAAGGGGAGGCGATCACCCCGGCGGGTTTTTGGCTCGGCCACGGGGGCCCCTGAGGGTTGGGGCGCTGATGCAGCGGAAGGCGGCGGCGCGGGCAGGTCGAGTTGCACATCGTGCAACGCGAGCGCCTCTAGGCTGGTCTTGAGTTGCCTGGGCGACCCGTTGCTGCCGACTTGCAGGCACGTGCCCCGCACCTCCCCGTCCGCCGTCACGTCCAACTGCGTTAAGGTGAACTCCAGCGGCAGCTTTTGGCCAAGGTTTTTTAAAAGCGCGATGGCAAGTCGATGCGATGACACAAAGCGGTCCGCCAGCGCCAGGTTCGACTCGATCCGCTTCGATTTTTCGCCGAGCTGGCGAAAGTTAGCGATCTCCTCGTTGAGGCGGTTGAGTTCGGTTTGCGACTGCGTGTTGAGCAGGGTGATCGCGCCCAGGGTGCTCCACACCAGCCAGCCCGCCGCCAGGCAGGCCACCACGCTTGCGCCCGCCACTGGGGCGAACAGATCGTCCACATTGAAGGCACGGGGGAATCCGGCCATAAGATTGGCCGGATCGGCGGGCCCCTGTTTCCACACCTGGGTGGCAAAGGTCGGCCAACTCATGAAGCTCGCTTGGGTCGTCACCTGCTTCACCCCCATCGGCTCCGGGATCATGCGCTTCCAGAAATTGACCAGGCCATCGAGCTCCGGGTAGGGCTCGGCCCAAGTGGGCAGCAAGGCGATGTCGGCCGGGGTGCCCACAATGAGCCAAGACGGAGCCTGGGAGGGTACCGAGGAGCTGTTGGCCACCAAGTCTTGGTACAGGCTGGTCAAGTTTTGGGGCAAGCTCACGTCGTAGCCCCGATAACTGGAGGCGATCCCGGCTTGGCTGCGACCAGGGCAGAACCCGATGTAGTCGGCGGTGACGAAGAGCAGATGATCGAGCGGGCTGGCAATGAGCCGGGCCGCGATCGCTGGAGCCGGCCAAGCGGCGCGCAGCCGCACACCACAGCCTTCGACTTTTGCCAAAAAGGGCTTGAACGTCGGCACCGACTCCAGGTGTAGCCAACTCTCCACCTTTTTGGCACCTTGTTTGCGATGTTCCAAGCCCCAGGCGGGACCTTCTTCCAGTGAGGGAAAGTCCCTCCGGATGGCGCTAAGACGCACGAAATTGCGCCGCGACACCCGGGGCGGGACCTTGACTTGTTCATGCCCCATTCCATCCGGCTCCCAGATCGTCACCACGGCTTTGCCCGCCCACCCATCGAGGAGATGCTCATCGAGCGTCTCCGGCACCGGTTGATCGGCAGCGCGCGGTCGCGCGGCCTCGGTGCCTTCGAACTCCAGCCGCGACAAGCCCTCCGCAACCACGGCGTAGAGATGACGGCCGAATTTCAGCAGGACCGGAGGAGGTGTCGGGTTTTTAGCCACGGTTTTTAAGGCGCGAGCCAACGCTTAGAAGTTCGCGAGGTAGACATACACGGTTGTCGTCACGGCGTTACCTCGATAAATCACCGGACCCAAGGTTTGATTTTGATTATTAAACGCTCGGCCGTTCATCAGTGAAGGTGAATTTAGTTTTCGCGCTAAATCATAGGCAACTGTTAAGGGAACTCCTTCTAAAATCAGGAAAGCACATCGACCGGCTGGTAGCAAGTTCACCCCATCAAGCCGAAAGTTGATCCCACCAGCGGTGTTGACTGTTGTAGCGAGGTTGAATTCTGCTGCCGTGACGTTCGCACATTCTATGCGACTGCTGTCGCCGAAACCGTCCGTTTTAGTGTAGTTTCCGGCGGGGAGAATATCTACTTTATATTCTCCTGTTGCGACATCGTAACGCACAGGTGGCCTC harbors:
- a CDS encoding type II secretion system F family protein, whose protein sequence is MITFKAHYVSHLGFERRQLIEAEDEVSAIEKIEGKGGMLIELVYAGADDRADKRLKINIKSLLICLEGLTLMLEVGAKVDVSLRSAFSRTSNPQLRKFLGSATREVERNGKISEAFARFPRVFSPSMIYILRNHEQQGDLRLGLQRVTAYYHRLAELQGDVKKALLMPGVSMVAFVVAAAVIFGNTLPKFKKFITEMIPMEDLSLLSQVFFGISDFVVGNPWLCVGGVIGLPIAAWQLMQIARVRLWLFELGAKLPVVGPALSASALARFCETYATLARSGIKTVETLEMTGAVVGHPGYERAVARVRLSILNNNLIADAFLAEKTFPEEFRTGVAMGADDLAGVFEKLARHYVRESKNRIAIMVAAIEPLMVVLLGGFVLLAALSIILPIIALINAQSSAR
- a CDS encoding IS21 family transposase, with the translated sequence MIDYELYCRIKQAEAAGHSAPQIARSLQLHVQTVRRWQAQEKYVRSQAAQVPRPSKLDVHKPAIARWLEAHPFTAMQLWQKVRERGYTGGYSILKDYVRRVRPRNLEAFLTLKFAPGQTAQVDWGSFGAVEVDGTRRALSFFVMVLGYSRFLHVEFTLGQGQEWWLGCHRRAFEKLGGVPREVMVDNCKTAVLSHVPGTDPVYNAQYLDFARHYGFTIKACGPGHPQSKGMVENAVGYVKKSFLGGRQMNGFTELGPAASLWLETVANVRVHAETQGRPVDRLPEERAALLPLNPVASPAVRTLSVRASRRCRVSIETNRYSVPTKFAGALLTAQIEGAQVRFYADRTLVAEHARSFARRADVENPEHVRELEERKRQGARQRLRLRFLELSPAAPAYQRGLEERRLNAGHHLATIVGLVALYGTEAVGRAIESAHELGAYSSDYILNLLEQRARALPQAGPIHLTRADALAALELELRPPDLSPYTQ